The following are from one region of the Hymenobacter sp. YIM 151858-1 genome:
- a CDS encoding OsmC family protein: MPSISGRIATDPYVTDLTSDSGHALLSDEPLAQGGQNMGLTPAELLASSLSACTCITLRMYADRKGWPLEQALTTVGFERGPDHVVHRLTRRVQLLGNLSDQQRQRLLQVANACPVHKALAGGIEIDTTLT; the protein is encoded by the coding sequence ATGCCTAGCATCAGCGGGCGTATTGCCACCGACCCTTACGTGACGGACCTTACCTCCGACAGCGGCCACGCACTGCTCTCGGACGAGCCCTTGGCGCAGGGAGGGCAGAACATGGGCCTGACACCGGCCGAGTTGCTGGCTTCGTCGCTGAGCGCCTGCACGTGTATCACCCTGCGCATGTACGCCGACCGCAAAGGCTGGCCACTTGAGCAGGCGCTGACTACGGTAGGCTTTGAGCGGGGCCCCGACCACGTGGTGCACCGCCTCACGCGCCGGGTGCAGCTGCTGGGTAATCTTTCCGACCAGCAGCGCCAACGGTTGCTGCAGGTGGCCAACGCCTGCCCCGTGCACAAGGCCCTGGCGGGTGGCATCGAGATTGATACGACGCTGACCTAG
- a CDS encoding monovalent cation:proton antiporter family protein → MHVPMLSDLLVILLLSVGVILLFNRIKLPSIIGYLVTGMVAGPYALALVQAPAKVNQLAELGVMLLMFIIGLEFSLHSLSRMKRAVFLGGALQVGLTIAAVYVLARGMGSPPATAVFWGFLIALSSTAIVLKLLQDQLQVDSVHGQVVLAILIFQDLIVVPMMLLVPLLSGQITGSPWLTLSIMLAKMLGVLLLVVVGAKFLMPRLLLLVARTRSRELFLLTIIGTCIGVAWLTAEAGLSMALGAFLAGLIISESEYSYEAVSNVMPFREIFASFFFVSIGMLFDVHVLLEHPLRILVLTVGVMSLKVLLTPAAAAFLRVPVRAVLLAGLALCQVGEFSFILSLAGLEAGLISHESYQLFLAISILTMCLTPVVMLVAEPVVSRMMRMPLPEVVKDYLHPEPTEAEPTTSLGENVLENHLVVIGYGLNGRNLVRAAKHAHIPYVIIDTDADTVHRQLKRGEPILFGDATHAHVLEHAHIQRARVVVIAISDPAGSLRVVAAVRRLNPEACIIVRSLYLYERKELYQLGATEVIAEEMETSIEILARVLARYLVPLHEIDALIRQLRGGNIVRSRSLTDLEWSGMHVGLAGLELATVPVPDQAALVGKTLSESEMRQHYGVNLLAIRRNGHMLNDMCPDTVIHGHDTLYVFGKPDQVERLAHELQPEEEFA, encoded by the coding sequence ATGCACGTTCCTATGCTTTCCGATTTGCTGGTTATCCTGCTGCTTTCAGTGGGCGTAATCCTGCTCTTCAACCGCATCAAGCTGCCTTCCATCATTGGCTACCTCGTTACGGGCATGGTAGCGGGGCCGTATGCGCTGGCGCTGGTGCAGGCACCGGCCAAGGTCAATCAGTTGGCCGAGCTTGGCGTGATGCTGCTCATGTTCATCATCGGGCTCGAGTTTTCGTTGCACAGCCTCAGCCGCATGAAGCGCGCCGTGTTTTTGGGCGGCGCCCTGCAGGTGGGGCTTACCATCGCGGCCGTGTACGTGCTGGCCCGCGGCATGGGCAGCCCGCCGGCCACGGCCGTGTTCTGGGGTTTTCTGATTGCCCTGAGCAGCACGGCCATTGTGCTGAAGCTGCTGCAGGATCAGCTGCAGGTAGATTCGGTGCACGGGCAGGTGGTGCTGGCCATCCTGATTTTTCAGGACCTGATTGTGGTGCCCATGATGCTGCTGGTGCCCTTGCTGAGCGGCCAGATTACGGGCAGCCCCTGGCTTACGCTTAGCATCATGCTGGCCAAAATGCTGGGCGTGCTGCTGCTGGTGGTGGTGGGGGCCAAGTTTCTGATGCCCCGGCTTTTGCTGCTGGTGGCCCGCACGCGCAGCCGCGAGCTGTTTCTGCTCACCATTATCGGCACCTGCATCGGGGTGGCCTGGCTTACCGCCGAGGCCGGATTATCGATGGCGCTGGGCGCTTTTCTGGCCGGGCTTATCATTTCGGAGTCGGAGTACAGCTACGAGGCCGTAAGCAACGTGATGCCCTTCCGCGAGATATTTGCCAGCTTCTTCTTCGTGTCCATCGGCATGCTGTTCGATGTGCACGTGCTGCTCGAGCATCCCCTGCGTATTCTGGTGCTTACGGTGGGCGTCATGTCGCTGAAGGTGCTGCTCACGCCCGCGGCAGCGGCTTTTTTGCGCGTGCCGGTGCGCGCGGTGCTGCTGGCCGGCTTGGCACTGTGCCAGGTAGGCGAGTTTTCGTTTATTCTGTCGTTGGCAGGCCTGGAGGCAGGGCTCATCAGCCACGAAAGCTACCAGCTGTTTTTGGCTATTTCCATCCTTACCATGTGCCTCACGCCGGTGGTAATGCTGGTTGCCGAGCCCGTGGTATCGCGCATGATGCGTATGCCCTTGCCCGAAGTGGTGAAGGATTACCTGCACCCCGAGCCCACCGAGGCCGAGCCCACTACCTCCCTAGGTGAAAACGTGCTCGAAAACCACCTAGTGGTCATCGGCTACGGGCTGAACGGCCGCAACCTGGTGCGCGCCGCCAAGCACGCCCACATTCCCTACGTCATCATCGACACCGACGCCGACACCGTGCACCGGCAGCTGAAGCGCGGCGAGCCGATTTTGTTTGGCGACGCTACCCACGCCCACGTGCTCGAACACGCGCACATTCAGCGCGCCCGGGTGGTAGTAATTGCCATATCCGACCCGGCCGGCAGCCTGCGCGTGGTGGCCGCCGTGCGGCGCCTCAACCCCGAAGCCTGCATTATCGTGCGTAGCCTGTACCTATACGAGCGCAAAGAGCTGTACCAGCTGGGGGCTACCGAGGTAATTGCCGAAGAGATGGAAACTTCCATCGAGATACTGGCGCGCGTGCTGGCCCGCTACCTGGTGCCCCTGCACGAGATTGATGCCCTGATCCGGCAATTGCGCGGCGGCAACATCGTGCGCAGCCGCTCGCTTACCGATCTGGAGTGGTCGGGCATGCACGTGGGGCTGGCCGGCCTGGAGCTGGCCACCGTGCCCGTGCCCGACCAGGCCGCGCTGGTGGGCAAAACCCTGTCCGAATCGGAAATGCGCCAGCATTACGGCGTAAACCTGCTGGCTATCCGGCGCAACGGGCATATGCTCAATGATATGTGCCCCGATACCGTCATCCACGGCCACGATACGCTGTACGTATTCGGCAAGCCCGACCAGGTGGAGCGCCTGGCCCACGAGCTGCAGCCCGAAGAGGAATTTGCTTGA
- a CDS encoding DUF72 domain-containing protein has translation MPTYHIGCSGYHYRHWRGLFYPEKLPMRRWFEYYAAHFATLELNVTFYRFPQLSFLQNWYQISPPAFVFAVKAPRLITHYKQFNGVGELLLDFYGTAQQGLQEKLGPVLFQLPPRAAYTAERLQRILDYLDPAFQNVLEFRHPSWWQPQVYAALAERGVSFCGQSHPELPDAVVATGPVLYYRFHGVPRLYQSPYSPAFLQRVQAGVAAAPQVEQAYLYFNNDIDASAIADARHLQALLASHA, from the coding sequence ATGCCTACCTACCACATTGGCTGCTCCGGCTACCACTACCGCCACTGGCGCGGCCTGTTTTACCCCGAAAAGCTGCCCATGCGCCGCTGGTTCGAGTACTACGCCGCGCACTTTGCTACGCTCGAGCTGAACGTGACCTTCTACCGTTTTCCGCAGCTTTCGTTTCTGCAGAACTGGTACCAGATCAGCCCACCCGCGTTTGTGTTTGCCGTGAAAGCCCCGCGCCTGATTACCCACTACAAGCAGTTCAACGGGGTGGGCGAGCTGCTGCTCGATTTTTACGGCACCGCGCAGCAAGGCTTGCAGGAGAAGCTGGGCCCGGTGCTGTTTCAGCTGCCACCCAGGGCGGCCTACACCGCGGAGCGCCTGCAACGCATTCTCGATTACCTCGATCCGGCCTTCCAGAACGTGCTCGAGTTTCGGCACCCCAGCTGGTGGCAGCCGCAGGTGTACGCGGCCCTGGCCGAGCGCGGCGTGAGCTTTTGCGGCCAAAGCCACCCCGAGCTGCCCGATGCCGTGGTGGCTACCGGGCCGGTGCTGTACTACCGCTTTCATGGGGTGCCGCGGCTGTATCAGTCGCCCTACAGCCCGGCGTTTCTGCAGCGCGTGCAGGCCGGGGTTGCCGCTGCCCCGCAGGTGGAGCAGGCGTATCTGTACTTCAACAACGACATCGACGCCTCGGCCATTGCCGATGCCCGGCACCTGCAGGCCTTGTTGGCGTCGCACGCCTAG